One part of the Caproiciproducens sp. CPB-2 genome encodes these proteins:
- a CDS encoding flavodoxin family protein translates to MGKKILVLTGSPRKGGNSDLMADAFMKGAQTVGNTVTKYEAGLNKINGCKACNRCYSKAEACVFEDDFNTLAPFLEESNILVLATPMYWFTFPAQLKAALDKMYALLIGGRQSNIKESILLACAETEEMADFDGLVRTYELIAAYLKWTDLARILIPSVVEKGDILQTDALKRVERLGLSIK, encoded by the coding sequence ATGGGCAAAAAAATCCTGGTACTTACGGGCAGCCCCAGAAAAGGAGGCAACAGCGATTTAATGGCGGATGCGTTTATGAAAGGAGCGCAGACCGTCGGAAATACTGTAACAAAATATGAAGCAGGCCTAAACAAAATCAATGGCTGTAAAGCCTGTAACAGATGTTACTCCAAAGCGGAAGCCTGCGTATTTGAAGACGATTTCAATACATTGGCTCCATTCTTGGAAGAAAGTAATATCCTCGTTCTCGCAACACCCATGTATTGGTTTACCTTTCCGGCACAGCTTAAAGCAGCTTTAGATAAAATGTATGCGCTGCTGATCGGCGGCAGACAGAGCAATATCAAAGAAAGTATTTTACTTGCCTGTGCCGAAACTGAAGAAATGGCTGATTTTGACGGTTTGGTCAGAACCTATGAGCTGATCGCAGCCTATCTGAAATGGACTGACCTTGCTCGTATATTGATTCCGTCCGTCGTGGAAAAAGGAGATATTCTGCAGACGGATGCACTAAAAAGGGTGGAAAGACTTGGATTATCAATAAAGTAA
- a CDS encoding winged helix-turn-helix transcriptional regulator codes for MAIEDCSPTGAVIENTGFGYTLSIIGGKYKMIIMYWLSEYKQIMRFNELKRCIGTITYKTLSSTLKDMEADQLIIRTEYPQIPPKVEYTLSKRGKSLIPVLDMMCEWGERNRLPYSKKCR; via the coding sequence ATGGCGATTGAAGATTGCAGCCCAACAGGGGCAGTTATTGAAAATACTGGTTTTGGCTATACTTTGTCGATCATAGGCGGCAAATATAAAATGATTATCATGTATTGGCTTTCAGAGTATAAGCAGATTATGAGGTTTAATGAATTGAAGCGCTGTATTGGTACGATCACCTATAAAACGCTCAGCAGTACATTGAAAGACATGGAAGCCGACCAGTTGATTATCCGCACAGAGTACCCACAAATACCGCCAAAGGTGGAATACACTCTTTCAAAACGAGGAAAGTCTTTGATTCCCGTCTTAGATATGATGTGTGAGTGGGGCGAAAGAAATCGATTGCCATATTCGAAAAAATGCAGATAG